A window of Phaseolus vulgaris cultivar G19833 chromosome 4, P. vulgaris v2.0, whole genome shotgun sequence genomic DNA:
AACATGGTGCCATTTTATCCAAAATGATGATTAGTTGTAATAGAACTTGGCAAAGATCTCAAACGAATTTTCCTTGTAGTGTTAGGGAATCTAAGTTATTAAAGGATTCTACCTAGCTAATGAAATTAGGGTTAGTCTTGCAATTGTATATACTTGTGAAAATGTAAAGAAGATGgaaaaatttacataaattataaataatttagcatGCATCACATTTGGTGGAGGATGGCTTGACCATGGGGGAATGGTTGTTCACGTGGTTGATGATTGAGATGGTGGCAAAGATTTGGATTGTTGGAGTGACAAGTGTGATGAGTATAGAAGTACTGACAGATTAAATAACAAGCAAGTTGAAACCAAGACAACTTTAATGCTTTGTTTGTTGAAGTGGAAAAAAATGAGTGGAAAAAAAGATTATTTGATTAGAAGTACATTAATGGACGGTCAAAGAAGATTATTTaataaagttaaataatttgtttattgattagaaaaaaaagaaaaaaatatttttctttgggatttatgaataatatatgTGTGCTCATAATGAGCAAGTGAAGGGTAGCGAACTCATCTATGAAGATGTTATGTTACTTTTACGCATAAGTTTTCATCATAGGTAGTTTCAGTAGCCTATTGTAAGATATATCTCAAACATGTCATGTCTTTGTCTTTGTACTTTGcacccttttttttttttcaaccagcaaaaaaatatatgaataaagaaatactcaaattaggtattttgaaaacaaatcTCCAAAACTTCTTTTAGCCGCTTCATACTCTTTTATTAGTACGAAAAATTGCGcaaaaaagtttaaattgtACTTGGTGTAAGACCATATAGAGTCccccttttcattttcttcattatCTCACTCCAAGCTTTCTTTTCCCATTTTTCtatttctcttctcttttcaatttttctcCTATAACTTATCTATTTTCAAATCTAATCACACCCTCCAATAGTCAGACTACATTTCTATTcgatcaaattttcaaacagaataaattcatttttactGTAAAGATCTCTTATTCTCTGTTTATATCTCTATGATTTAGTTATCAACCTTAGTGAGGTCAAttgagaaaagtgtttctctcaaCTTGATTTAGTTCAAACTACAATTTGgtaatgtttggataacttgctctAGCTTCCTAAATTTTGGAGTGGTTCCCCTATTTGATGTAAAATTTCCATCAGAATGAGGAATTTAAGATAAGGGAAGCTAACTTCAATTTTTAGTAGCACCCTAAGATTTGGATGCggaggggacgtggtcccaatattcaatttatcttGCAGAGATCTTGtttgttatatattatttaaacttgtagaaatattatattttgatagtttagtattttagtgttttttttatgttaaaaaaagaCTTTTAATGTTGTGGATTgtgttttgaatgatattgtatgatgaaaattaTATGGAATTGaagtcatacatttgggataatgtatggactaatgtttgtttgtgtattaagtattgatgatGAAAACTCATCCAGCCTCGAAACATTTGGCTAAGAAGATTGGAAGCATAAAAAGATCATAGAAGACTTTCATCTTAGAGAGAATTAATGTTGTTTGCGCTTCCATTTTTATCTagttttataaacattataCAAAGTAGTACATGCTttattttgggcttgtatttgggccattTTCTTGGGTCATGTTTTAGGCCAATTAGAgtagggtgtaaatagaaaaaagaagtgtAGCTAGAGTTACAATTGGGCCTCCTTGGACCCAATGCAACTCTAGACCATCTAGGATGCACAAATAAATTACTACAGTGCAAATAGAAAACATGGAGTGGCAAGGAAGGCGTGAATGTCCACATGTCATATCCTTAATGGAAAGGATTTCCACCAATGCCAAAAGGATATCTGTCTTCATGGGAATGGAAAGGATTCTCTCCAATTAGAGGAGGACACTTGTCAACCTCTAATTTTTGATGATTTGCTccaattagagagagtcacttgTCCTTCTATTAGTAGAGAGATTTTAGGGTTAAAGTTTGCTCTTGACTGTCCATAGCATTATAAATACAAGTGATAGTCGCCTTGTAAATTAGTTTTGAATAGACTattgaattgctgccaaaatttcAGCCTTAACTAGTCTCTTAGCTCACTCTTTGTTAGCCTTATTTCTATGTGTTTTAGTAAGGAACCTCTTAGAAGTTGGCCAAACCTCTCTTAAGCTTCATTATCATTCTGCATACACCAATACTTCACAGTTTCTTTCACCCATTTTAGCCACCCAATCCCACCAAATTCTGCACcccaaaatacaaaacaaaagactCATAGCAATTTAAGCTAGGATTGCATcaattgatgcctatgtggtaacagagatcttcGAGTTTCAcagatgatctaagtcacatagactaagatatcaagtggtgagaaattgatgggggagttcatgcacattGTGACATATGAGATTCACGACTTGGGTTTGCTGGTAATCTAAGTTTTGGGaattggatcaggtgttagtctcttgTAAGACTTACTTAATGTGGGTATTCCAGAAGGCGTCAGTTGTTAttctgtttgttgaatattctggatgtgtataTCCATGTAGGATCTATATGATTGTTTTACGTTGAAaattgaagaagattgaataattgagaaattgatccatgtaatttggttttctcttttgattgaattgtgtatattataaaattttattttcgcTAGCTTACCCTTACTTTTCATGTTGTGTTTGAAATGCGATGATGGTACTATGTACATGAGCAGATGATCATACAGGTACAAGAGAGCCTGGAAGGCTTTAGAGTCTTGTTTTAAGCTAtgaattgtaaatatttgtatttttataagtCCTAATCACATAtcaggaatgttttgaaaaaccctaagcttgtatagaaacatgtagaacttgtattggaatagttagatgtattttttatgtgttacatttaatggtatcagagcggttcATCTTAGGATTTGATGGCAAATGAAGATTCAGAAACTAGTAGTGTAAGTTCCAACACTTATGCGAATTTTGAAAACTATAGTCAACTTCTTGATGCCTTCAAAGAAACTCATGAGAAAGCTAATAGGCTGGCCCTATTGAATAACCTATTGAAATGGTTAAACAAATGGTTGGAAAATAGAATCAAGATCTTAGAAGAAAAGTTAAGtcattcaaaaactgattttgaaaacctaGAAATGATTTACCAAAACTCTTCTTGTAAGTATGTTGATTCaagcttttgtgaaaattgcgattCCTTTCAAAAATAAGTTtcactatcttttaaaaattgtgtacaagttttccaaaggtcaatccaatcttgaaactgttcttgcttcacaaaattgtgtttttggaaaggctggacTGGGATTTAATCCAAACAGCAAGAgcaaacctttttcaaaacctttctccaatttctttgaaaaataacatgttAATTTGTCCAAACAACAGGTTAAAATCTATGTTTACTACATGAAAAAGGGGTTACACTGTTAAATTCTGAAGAATTATGAGGttttatgttcctaaaggtcttttgaaatgggttcctaaagTTCCTAAGGTTTCTAAAGTCCCAATTAATAACTATGGACTCCCATTCATAAAGGAACCAAACATTGCTTCTTGAATTCTTTCTTTTTCAGGTATTCTTAGCGGTCAAGAAACATTGAGTTCAAAGAATAACTGCTCAAGGGAAAACGAACCAAAGTAATGTCAGTCCTTATGTTTCTAATGTTCAAATGTATGCATCTTGCAGAGTTCCTTGACTATCAAGAGACATTCATTTGCATGAGCTCTTAAGTTCAAAACctaaaacacaaacaaaccaaAGATTTGTCTTCAtgaaatagggggagattgttgaacaaggtgctttgatgctTCCAATTTTGATTTGAAGACTTGAAGAACCGGCTACTATATTTATGTGTGTTGTTTAGTagtttttgaattgttaatTCACACCTCTAATTGATCTAAGCTCATTTgattctttatctcttttaaaaagaagtgttttctaaaaagatGTAAAATTTTAGTCAGTTGTTTTTCAAATCAGTTTGTTGAAAAAAATGTTACTCGAAGGTCTTGAGTCTATAGAAAGTTTTTAATCCAGTTGATTTGttgaaacaactggttgtttgacacttagtggttttcaaaaggttttgaaaaagctttgctttattttttctttttctatcaaattgaaacaaccggttatttcgataaaacaacatattgttttatttaaaatccttaacaaaaaaataatttcaatcatttgttttgtaaaatattttgttgtttttctaacaaaattttgttaacaagtctaaatttttttaaaatgtttctaACTGCTTTTGATTAAAGATCAAACAGTTTTAACCACTTCCTTAAGTCTATATAAAGACTATTTTATGATCTTTTTAAGAACCTAAGAAAGAAAgcttattaaaaatgtttttatgagAATCAAGAGCTTTTGCATCATAGCTTGTGTGAAATAGAATTGGgttttttattcacttgtaCTACTTCTTTGTTAAGCCCATGTGtactttattttcttcttttgaacACTGTAATTTTGTGTAATCTGTGCAAGGCAATTTCATaaagagtttttgaaaattGTGGTGTTGCCAataagtgttgtgtgttctggaggggttcaagatcaacactcttggtgagtgttttgtaatcttggtttgattgcttagtgaattctcagtggttaactgatatgaatccaaatagacatgacaataaaattgggaatttagggttacgaaacgaaataaattcaaaacagtaacaacagaaacctggataaaggaaggcgccacaaacaaagtttgataagcctaaggatgatcgccacaagaattggtggattcttgataagatcgcaagatacagggaaaaaccctagcagagaaacactctctaaaattatcaaaatagtCGTTCCCCTAATCTGAGTTTCAACAGTGTGCaaattacaaaggtcttttcttgtttgtaagaaaataagacgATACTACAATCCTTATATTTCAAGAATGATCATTTGTGCCAGTGGTTAGGTTGATACTCTGTACTCGGTCCTGAGTTCAAATCCTAACtccaaataataatattattttattttaatattccaaTCTTGTTGTGCGTGGCCCTTGGGCTTGGATGTCCGCATCATTCCCTCCCTCTTGAGAAAGACCTTAGAGGATGTCCGCATCattccctccctcttgaaaaagaCTTGAAGTTAAATCCAAAGCTTCATCACCTGCAATAAAAGGAGACAAATCAGACACATTAAAAGTGCTACTCATATTGTACTTACTTGAAAGATCAATCTTGtaggcattgtcattaatcATTTCTAACACTTGAAAAGGTCCATCCTGTCTAGATTGGAGCTTGGATTTTCTTTGTCTagttaaaatttctttcctcatgtgtaCCCAGACCCCATCTCCAGGATCAAAGattactttctttcttcctttgttaacttgtttagaataaccttcacctttttcttcaacttgtGCTTCAACCTTTTTATGTTGCTTTCTCACATAGTCAACCTTAGACTGTGTATCTTTATGCTTTAAAACAGAAATGTTAGGCATAGTTAACAAATCTATTGGAGTTAAAGGATTTAATCCATACAAAATTTCAAATGAATCACAATTCAATGTGTTGTCAACAACcatattgtaagcaaactcaacatgatGTAAACATAATTCTTGGATAGCTGTCACCTTTTCATAATCTACATGAACTCCCTTGGCACTTACCACAAAACTCAAGAATGCAATTTGTTCAGTACAAAATGTGCATTTCTCAAGATTAGCATACAACTTTTCTGTTCTAAGAACATTTAAAACAGCACACAAATGTTCCTCATGTAATTCCAAACTAGTGCTATAGATCAAGATGTCATCAAAATACACCATAAAAAATTTGCCCAAAAATTCTCTCAAAACATGGTTCATTAATCTCATAAAAGTGCTTGAGGCATTTGTTAGCCCAAATAGCAACACACGCCAATCATACAATCCATATTTTGTTGTAAAGACAGTTTTCCATTTATTCCCATTCCTAATCCTAATTTGATGGCAACCACTTCTTAAgtcaatttttgaaaatatacaaCCACCATACAATTCATCCATTAAATCATCTAACCTGGGAATATGGTGTTTATACTTAATGGTAATGTTATTGAGTGCTCTGCAATCTGTGCACATCCTCCAATAACCATCATTTTTAGGCGCCAAAATTACTGGAACAACACATGGGCTCATGGTCTCTTGTACCCATCCTTTGTTCATCAATTCTTCAACTTGAGTTTGGAtttcctgcaaaacagaatcaACACTGGgaagaaaattaatttggttAGAATGATCATCAACCAAAGTGTTGTTTTTTCAATAAGGTAAATAAAGAGGTTTGCTAGAAAGTAGCAACTTCTTCACTTCATTCACTTTCAGTAATCCACTCATTTTTCTCTCATGTGTTTCTCTCTTTTTAAGTGTTTCACTCTTGCTCTGTTTAGGTGTTTCActcatctctcttttctcttggactctcttttctctcaatttGATTTGATCCTCACACACCTCTCTAGGAGATAAGGGTTTGAGAATGATCTTCTTATTATTCTGCATGAAAGAGATTTTATTGGTGAAACCATCATGAATAGCCTTGGTGTCAAACTGCCACGGCCTCCCTAACAAAATGTGAGTTGCCTCCATTGGAACCACATCACACAAGACATTGTCATTATATTGTCCTATGGATAGGTTCACCTCCACTTGCTTACTCACTATCATCTCTCcatcttcactaagccattgaagcTTGTATGGCCTTGGGTGCGGTTTTGTCTCCAAATTCAATTTGGTAACTAGTCTTGAGCTAGCTACATTGGTGCAACTTCCTCCATCAACTATGAGTGAACATATTTCCCCTTGAATGGAACATctagtatggaaaatattttccctttgggtTTGGTCCAAAGCTTGCATTTTGCTTCCCATAAGCCTTCGAATCATCAACAAATCACCCTCCAATGCATCCAACTCCACCTCTACATCCtcattctcttcttcacttgaagGTTCACTGTCTATTTGTCCATTTGATAACATGTacatagttttttttgttggaCATTCTGCAGCATAGTGTCCCCTTCCTAAGCATTTGAAACATTTTACATCACTTGTCTTCATTTTAGGTGGTGAATTATTATATCTATTAGATGACTTGAAGACATAGCTGAACTTGAGGGAACTCCTTTATCCTTCATCACCTTATCCTTCCAGTtggaattattattattgttagaacTCCTCCTCATGATTCCTTTCCTCTTGAGTTGTTGTTCTACTTGGTTAGCCTTGTGCAACAAGTCCTCAATGTCATCATACTCTTGCAGCTCCACAACATCCCTAATATCGTAGTTCAGTCCATTCAAAAACCTAGCCATGATtgcttcattttcttcattcattcTAGCTCTAATCATGGTTACCTCCATCTCTTTAaaatactcttccacacttttATTTCCTTGAGTCATTCTCTAGAGTTTGAGTTGCAACTCCCTATTATAGCTTGCTGGAATATATCTCTTCCTCATAATCCTTTTCATTTCTATCCAAGATTCTACCATGGGTTCTTCATATCTAGTTCTGTCCCTTTGGTATTTATTCCACCAAGTTAAGGCATAATGTGAAAATTCAGCTGCTACCAACTTCATCTTCTGCTCCTCATTGTACTCATTGCAAGCAAACACATGCTCCACTTTAATTTCCCACTCCAAGTAAGCATCGGGATCACTTTTCCCATTGAATGTgggaatatttaattttattccatcAATTCTCAGAGTTCTTTGTTCTCCATCATTttctcttctcctcctcctaTCTCCTCCTCTATTTTCTGGATTTACTTGTTGTGCTTGCTCCATTTGATCCAACCTCTCATGGAGTCCATCACTTTGTTGTTTCATTATCCTTTCCAAGTGTTGTGTTAAGCATTGCATCTGTAGTTGAGACAGTCCACTATCTGACGGTTCCCCTGCCATGCTCAAGTAAACAGATTACAAATAACAATAAGTTTGGGCCTCACACCACTTTCTCACGTGTTTACACTCAACACTCGTGTTTCACACAATAAGGCTTTTTTTCTAATGATCACACTGCCTTTTACCACTCTTTCTCTACTTAAGGTTCTTACAAGAATCAAGCAATCAATAATCCAGAATCACTTTCAAAAGTAGCAAtcagaatcaattaaaaataatagtaaagaaCAAAATAGTGAAGAACAATTTCACTATCAACAAGCAAGcaagacaattaaaaaaaacagcaagcaaaaacaatatatagagaaaataaaatatgtagatAGGACACTTTTAGAACTTTTAACAAACACCAAGTATGCACTGAAtaagaactattttttttctgttttcctcttgttctctttttttttctacttttgttttccttttcttccttttttttcttttcttttctttttttctatttcttcttctttttttttctgtttctacttttttttttaaaaaaaatgaacaatacCGTGAACAGTACACGTGAACAGTACCGTGAACAGTGTCGTGAACAATACCGTGAACAGTATCGTGAACAATACCGTGAACATTACCCCGTGAACAGTAATGAGGGGAGACAGAAAAAAAATTCAGGATGCACAATTATATTATGACTCAAACCTTTGCTCTGAATACCAActgatatgaatccaaatagacatgacaataaaattgggaatttagggttacgaaacggaataaattcaaaacaataataatagaaacctggataaaggaaggcgccacaaacaaagtttgataagcctaaggatgatcgccacaagaattggtggattcttgataagatcgcaagatacagggaaaaaccctagcagagagacactctctaaaattatcaaaatatttgtT
This region includes:
- the LOC137838787 gene encoding uncharacterized protein is translated as MIRARMNEENEAIMARFLNGLNYDIRDVVELQEYDDIEDLLHKANQVEQQLKRKGIMRRSSNNNNNSNWKDKVMKDKGVPSRRGHYAAECPTKKTMYMLSNGQIDSEPSSEEENEDVEVELDALEGDLLMIRRLMGSKMQALDQTQRENIFHTRCSIQGEICSLIVDGGSCTNVASSRLVTKLNLETKPHPRPYKLQWLSEDGEMIVSKQVEVNLSIGQYNDNVLCDVVPMEATHILLGRPWQFDTKAIHDGFTNKISFMQNNKKIILKPLSPREEIQTQVEELMNKGWVQETMSPCVVPVILAPKNDGYWRMCTDCRALNNITIKYKHHIPRLDDLMDELYGGCIFSKIDLRSGCHQIRIRNGNKWKTVFTTKYGLYDWRVLLFGLTNASSTFMRLMNHVLREFLGKFFMVYFDDILIYSTSLELHEEHLCAVLNVLRTEKLYANLEKCTFCTEQIAFLSFVVSAKGVHVDYEKVTAIQELCLHHVEFAYNMVVDNTLNCDSFEILYGLNPLTPIDLLTMPNISVLKHKDTQSKVDYVRKQHKKVEAQVEEKGEGYSKQVNKGRKKVIFDPGDGVWVHMRKEILTRQRKSKLQSRQDGPFQVLEMINDNAYKIDLSSKYNMSSTFNVSDLSPFIAGDEALDLTSSLFQEGGNDADIL